Below is a genomic region from Vulgatibacter sp..
GGAGGCCGTAGGCGCGGCGCTGGTCGTGGACCGCGAGGAAGCCCGCATCCCCATCGGGCGGCGCCAGGGCGCCACCTGCGGAGAAGGCCCGCTCCCCTGCCCCGGTGAGAACCACCGCGCGGATCGCCCCGTCGCGCTCCGCCCGGAGGAGCGCGTCACCGATCCCCGCGAGGACCTCCGGCGTGAGGGCGTTGCGGGTGGCAGCCCGGTTGATGGTGATCCAGAGCGCTGCGCCCCGCCGCGCTGTGACGACTGCCTCGTCCATCGTTTCCCCCCGGCGCGCTGCTTCAGCTCCCCACCCCGCCGACGAAGATCTCGACGGCGGTGCTTCTCGCCCGCGCCACGTCGGCATCGCTCTCGGGATCGAGCTGGCCGAGCACGAAGGCGGTGAGGAGGATCTCCACCGCACCGAAGAGGATGCAGGCGGCGAGGTAGGAATCGATCCCGGCGCGGACCTCGCCCCGGGCCCTGGCGCGCTCGATCAAATCCCCGGTGAGGCCGATGGCGTCCTCGAAGGCGGTGCGCTTGGCGCTGTCCCGGAAGGCCGGGGTTCGGGCTACCTCGAGGATGAGCACGCGCATCGACCGCGGGTCGTGGCGGTAGGCCTCGAAGGCGAAGTCGACGATGGCGCCGACCTTCTCGCGGAGCGGCACCTCGGCAGCGGTGAGCTCGGCGAGGCGGGAGGAGAAGCGCTTCCAGCCCTCGGCGAAGACCGAGTGGAGCAGCTCCTCCTTGTTGCGGAAGTAGTGGTAGACGAGGCCGTAGGCGACCCCGGCCTCCTGGGCCACGTCGGCGATGCGGCAGCCGTGGTAGCCCTTCTCGGCGAAGACGACCACCGCCGCGCGAAGGATCGCGCGGCGGCGGTCTGCTGCTGCTGTGTCGATCGCCTCGCCCACGCGCCCCCCGCTTCGTCCATCGGCCGGTTGACCGATTGGCGAATCAACGAGTCCTACGAGGCTACGGCGGTGCCCGGAGTGGGTCAAGCCAGGGGTCAGTCCTTGTCGTCCCCCACGGCGCGGGCGCTGGGCAGCGGGCCCCCCTCGAGGTTGTCCCCCCGGCGGTAGATGCCGTCGGCCGCCCGGCTCCTGTCGGTCTTGTCGATGGCCACACCCTGCGGACCTGCCACGGTATCGGGGCGAAACAGCGCTTCGACGGGTACTTCGAGGCCGAGTGCCAGCCTTTCGAGGGTCTCCAGATGGGGCGAGCGCTCTCCGCGCTCGATCATCGAGAGAAAGGAAACCGAGATTTCGGCACGCTCGGCGAGTCGTTCCTGGGTCATGCCGGCCTGCGTTCGCAGCTGGCGGACCCTTTTTCCGACCGAGCTCACGATGTTGCTCACGGTGGGCTTCCGTTTCCCCCCGGGGCCGGGTTTCCCGGAGACAGCAGTGGATTGGTCGGCCCCGTCTACAGGCACCGACATTCGTAACCAAGCGACCCAGAGTGAAAACACTCCAAGGAGCGAGGGCAATCCATGTGACCTGGTGTAGGCGGACTGTGAGTGTCAGCCGCTTGTTAGAGCTCCAAAAGCGCACCGAGGTTCAGGGAGAAGCCGACGTCGGGCCAGACCTCGCCCCGGCGCAGGGCGAAGCGGAGCTCGCCTCCCCAGCAATCACACGGCGAGACATAGGCGATGGCCGCCCGCTGCTCGAGGATGGGATCGGAGGGGAGCGTGGTGAGGAGCAGCACGTCGTAGCGGAGGGCGAGGCCGGGGGTGGGCACCACCGTGGCGCCGGCGCCGATCTGCTCGAGGAGCTGGACGAACCCGGGATCGACGAGGCGGGTGGAGAGCAGCTCGCCATCCACGAAGCCGGGGCTGAAGAGCTCGTCGGGCCCTGCGAGCAGCCGGGCGGACCCCCCGGCTGCGAGCTTGCGGTAGCCGGCGCGGAGCTGGTGCCCCTGCCTGGCGGTGACCGAGGCGCTGGCGGCAACCTCGGAGAGCGTCTCCTGCTCCCGGTCCCAGCGCAGGTGGCCGTCGAGCCGGACGGGGGTGATGCCGACCTCCGCCCGCACGAAGGTGGCGGCGGCCTTCGCCTCCGGCCCCACGAGGAAATCCTCGCCGACCTCCGCCTCGAGCGTGTTGACGGCGCCCCCTGCCGCTGCCCGATCGATGCGGGTGCCCAGCGCGAGGCGGGCCTGGCCGAAGGACCGCAGGGGCCGGACGTCCAGCTCGTCGTAGGGGCGCGGCGGCGCCACCTCGTCGGCGCCGGGGAAGAGCCCGCGCAGCTGCAGCCGGGGGATCCAGGCGTGACGCAGGGTCCCGCCGGCGAAGCTCCTCGCCAGCTGGGTGTGGGCGTCGAGGCCGAGGACGCCGTAGCCCACGTTGCCATCCTCCCCCGCGTCGTAGAGGTAGATCTGCTCGCGCCAGCCGGCGAAAGGGGTCATGGAGAGGAAGCGCCCGGCCACGATCGGCAGCGTGAGCGTGGGTCGGAGGGCGAAGCGGGTGGCGGCGGGCCGCTCCCCGGCGTCGAGGATGCCGTCGTTCTCGCCGGCGTCGGGGCCCGGATAATCCGAATCGCCGGGGCCGAGACCGTCGAGGCCCTCGTCGCCGAAGCCGGTGCTGGTCAGGGGCGCGAAGCGCGCGGCGCCGGCGTGGAGCGAGAAGCCCGCGCCGCCGGGAAGCTCGAGCCGGGCCACGTCGGCGGCGAAGGCGGG
It encodes:
- a CDS encoding TetR/AcrR family transcriptional regulator gives rise to the protein MGEAIDTAAADRRRAILRAAVVVFAEKGYHGCRIADVAQEAGVAYGLVYHYFRNKEELLHSVFAEGWKRFSSRLAELTAAEVPLREKVGAIVDFAFEAYRHDPRSMRVLILEVARTPAFRDSAKRTAFEDAIGLTGDLIERARARGEVRAGIDSYLAACILFGAVEILLTAFVLGQLDPESDADVARARSTAVEIFVGGVGS
- a CDS encoding helix-turn-helix domain-containing protein; its protein translation is MSNIVSSVGKRVRQLRTQAGMTQERLAERAEISVSFLSMIERGERSPHLETLERLALGLEVPVEALFRPDTVAGPQGVAIDKTDRSRAADGIYRRGDNLEGGPLPSARAVGDDKD